Proteins encoded in a region of the Streptococcus sanguinis genome:
- a CDS encoding class I SAM-dependent methyltransferase produces MTDTKIQEKLKPGLKLEDFQKDGDIYLALNPDYVSGDNAKYMTMYNRLARWYDFGEKWIGPLLHGKAIDKLRKNQMAEIEWKDHLSVLYVSIGTGQDLRYIPENIDLKSLDFVGADISIGMLKKCQKSCAKKTNLQLFHACAEDLPFADNSFDIVYHIGGINFFSDKAKAMQEMLRVAKPGTKIMISDETADYVDQQYKKNHFSKDYFKDATVDLGEIEAAIPTGVKEKELKLLWDGKFYVLTFRK; encoded by the coding sequence ATGACAGATACAAAAATTCAAGAGAAGCTGAAGCCAGGTTTGAAGTTAGAGGATTTTCAAAAAGATGGGGACATCTATCTGGCGCTGAATCCGGACTATGTCTCAGGGGACAATGCCAAGTATATGACCATGTACAATCGCTTGGCTCGCTGGTATGATTTTGGTGAAAAATGGATAGGGCCACTTCTCCATGGCAAGGCAATTGACAAGCTGAGAAAGAACCAGATGGCAGAAATAGAATGGAAGGATCATTTATCCGTCCTTTATGTCTCTATCGGGACTGGTCAAGACCTGCGCTACATTCCTGAGAATATTGACCTGAAAAGCCTAGACTTTGTTGGGGCAGATATTTCCATAGGCATGCTGAAAAAATGTCAGAAATCCTGTGCCAAGAAGACCAATCTGCAACTCTTTCATGCTTGTGCAGAGGACCTGCCTTTTGCAGATAATAGCTTTGACATCGTCTATCATATCGGTGGAATTAATTTCTTTAGTGATAAGGCCAAGGCCATGCAGGAAATGCTGCGGGTGGCTAAGCCAGGAACTAAGATTATGATTTCAGACGAGACAGCAGACTATGTGGACCAGCAATATAAGAAGAACCACTTCAGCAAGGACTATTTTAAGGACGCTACTGTTGATTTAGGAGAAATTGAGGCCGCTATACCGACAGGAGTCAAAGAGAAGGAGTTGAAACTCCTCTGGGACGGAAAATTTTATGTCCTGACGTTTAGGAAATAA
- a CDS encoding PrsW family glutamic-type intramembrane protease: protein MRKNIVLFSYLSLICLGLGLSMNPYLSYSLSAKDYGIVGVVSLLELFYIVPIIILLAYLARKWRTPSVALWLAFVGGLFLSSFFAIVGDESIFAWLKSTFPSHSFFNIFKDSLVAPFIEEPVKLLAVVWAIYFMPVKNIKSILLLGYAAGTGFEIREQFTFIAKNLDKGLAYSISQALGRIFAALTSHGLYTALTAFGLILMLLYYKKNQSVFYKGIFCFILPFVLHFLWNLPNGQLSFSPLMIAFEVSFSLVVLYEAFHFAKKFDRKQDLNIGNNHFLDFRMGVKE, encoded by the coding sequence ATGAGGAAAAATATTGTCTTATTTAGCTACCTATCCTTGATTTGTCTTGGGTTAGGATTATCTATGAATCCTTACTTATCTTATAGTTTGTCTGCAAAAGATTATGGGATTGTTGGTGTAGTGAGTCTGCTTGAACTCTTCTATATTGTTCCTATTATAATATTATTGGCCTATTTGGCTCGCAAATGGCGAACACCTTCTGTTGCTCTTTGGCTAGCTTTTGTAGGTGGCTTATTTTTATCCAGTTTTTTTGCTATAGTTGGTGATGAGAGCATTTTTGCTTGGTTAAAGTCAACTTTTCCTAGCCACTCATTCTTTAATATCTTTAAAGATTCTTTAGTAGCCCCATTTATTGAGGAGCCAGTCAAGTTATTAGCTGTTGTTTGGGCAATATATTTTATGCCTGTGAAAAATATAAAATCTATACTGTTGCTAGGCTATGCGGCAGGGACAGGATTCGAGATTAGGGAGCAGTTCACTTTTATTGCTAAAAATTTAGATAAAGGATTGGCTTATTCCATTTCTCAGGCTCTGGGGAGAATTTTCGCAGCTTTGACTTCTCACGGGCTTTATACAGCTTTAACGGCTTTTGGCTTAATACTCATGCTACTTTATTATAAGAAGAATCAATCAGTATTTTATAAAGGAATATTTTGTTTCATTTTGCCTTTTGTTTTGCATTTTCTATGGAATTTGCCAAACGGTCAATTATCCTTCAGTCCCCTTATGATTGCTTTTGAAGTTTCTTTCAGTTTAGTTGTTCTTTACGAAGCTTTTCATTTTGCCAAAAAATTTGATCGAAAACAAGACTTAAACATTGGTAACAACCATTTCCTTGATTTCAGAATGGGGGTAAAGGAATGA